A single region of the Moorena sp. SIOASIH genome encodes:
- a CDS encoding nucleoside triphosphate pyrophosphatase, translated as MDVPTFVLASASNARRRLLQTAGIEPVVCQSNFDESQVQHPEPATLVQILAEQKAKTVADQFSDALVLGCDSLLSIEGKIYGKPPNPSEAIARWQQMRGTTGELYTGHALIDLSRNKTIVRCGVTRVYFANVSDRAIEAYVATGEPLKCAGAFALEGRGGLFVDKIEGCHSNVIGLSLPLLHRMLEELGYEVTDFWLRTNN; from the coding sequence ATGGATGTGCCGACTTTTGTATTAGCTTCAGCTTCTAATGCTCGCAGACGATTGTTGCAAACTGCTGGTATTGAACCGGTGGTATGCCAAAGCAATTTTGACGAATCTCAAGTGCAGCATCCGGAGCCAGCAACCTTAGTGCAGATTCTAGCTGAACAAAAAGCAAAAACTGTTGCTGATCAATTTAGCGACGCTCTGGTATTAGGCTGTGATTCCCTATTGAGTATCGAAGGTAAGATTTATGGCAAACCCCCTAACCCCTCTGAAGCAATTGCTCGTTGGCAACAGATGCGAGGGACTACTGGGGAACTCTATACAGGTCATGCTTTAATTGACTTATCTCGGAACAAAACCATAGTGCGCTGTGGTGTAACGCGAGTTTATTTTGCCAATGTAAGCGATCGCGCTATAGAAGCCTATGTTGCTACTGGCGAACCCCTTAAATGTGCTGGTGCCTTTGCTTTGGAAGGTAGAGGGGGACTCTTCGTTGACAAAATCGAAGGCTGTCATAGTAATGTTATCGGTCTGAGCTTACCCCTGCTCCATCGAATGTTAGAGGAACTAGGATATGAAGTTACCGATTTTTGGCTAAGAACTAACAACTAA
- the psbP gene encoding photosystem II reaction center PsbP: MLKKIAPLLLLVLSLAIHGCTTGASGLQSYVDSLKGYQFLYPNGWVPITVTDGPDVVFHDIIETTENVSVVISPVPEGKTLADLGTPSEVGYQLQKNAIAPPDSGRTAELVNAEAREVADKTYYLLEYNVQLPNQERHNLASVVVNRGKLYTFNASTTERRWGKTENLLEAVVKSFSVN; the protein is encoded by the coding sequence ATGCTCAAGAAAATTGCACCACTACTGCTGCTAGTGTTGAGTCTGGCTATACATGGCTGCACAACTGGTGCCAGTGGTCTACAAAGCTATGTAGACAGCCTTAAAGGTTATCAGTTTTTGTATCCCAACGGTTGGGTCCCTATCACAGTGACTGATGGACCGGATGTAGTGTTCCACGATATTATCGAAACCACCGAAAATGTTAGTGTGGTGATTAGCCCAGTTCCGGAAGGCAAGACCCTTGCTGATTTAGGCACACCGTCAGAAGTGGGGTATCAGCTGCAAAAAAATGCCATTGCTCCTCCCGATTCTGGTCGCACAGCCGAGTTGGTAAATGCTGAAGCTCGTGAGGTAGCAGACAAGACTTATTATCTTTTAGAATACAACGTCCAACTGCCCAACCAAGAACGGCACAATCTCGCCAGTGTGGTGGTTAACCGTGGCAAGCTCTACACCTTCAATGCTTCCACAACCGAACGACGCTGGGGTAAGACGGAAAATTTGTTGGAGGCAGTGGTTAAGTCCTTTTCAGTGAACTAG
- a CDS encoding tetratricopeptide repeat protein, protein MKPTYRTISSLGIATILTGFTAAVYAQEEPFPVPVIIRSEPDNQEPTSKEEPTNNQAQPAEEKPVNNQAQPAEEKPANNQAQPAEEKPANNQAQPAEEKPATTEKPSVEKDPFNRELPVRTIPRMSAVEFYNRGVDQLDNGNYPEAMANFKQALQLEPYDPDINYNLGYVHHIQGNYQEAIDNYTAAIKIKTDYGEAYSNRGYAYFVQKKYIEAIADFSKAIALTPDNDTVYLSRGNAYSEVENYFQAIADYDRAVSINPKNAMAYYQRGLTRSKLKQYQAAVADYTETLKIEPTFADAFYKRGLASLDLNKVEEAIQDFKKAADLFQEQGRTENYQEAMEAIKKL, encoded by the coding sequence ATGAAACCAACTTATCGAACTATCTCTAGTCTAGGAATTGCCACAATACTGACTGGCTTTACAGCAGCTGTCTATGCTCAGGAGGAGCCATTTCCTGTGCCAGTGATTATCCGATCTGAGCCAGATAATCAAGAGCCGACGTCTAAGGAAGAACCAACTAATAATCAAGCCCAACCTGCCGAGGAAAAACCGGTTAATAATCAAGCCCAACCTGCCGAGGAAAAACCGGCTAATAATCAAGCCCAACCTGCCGAGGAAAAACCGGCTAATAATCAAGCCCAACCTGCCGAGGAAAAACCAGCTACTACTGAAAAACCCTCTGTTGAGAAAGACCCTTTTAATAGGGAATTGCCAGTGAGGACTATACCCCGGATGAGTGCTGTGGAATTCTACAACCGGGGCGTGGATCAATTAGATAATGGTAATTATCCAGAGGCAATGGCAAATTTCAAACAGGCTTTGCAGCTTGAGCCCTATGACCCTGATATCAACTACAATCTTGGCTACGTCCACCACATTCAGGGGAATTATCAAGAAGCGATTGATAACTACACTGCTGCTATCAAGATTAAAACCGACTATGGTGAAGCCTATAGCAACCGTGGTTATGCTTATTTTGTGCAAAAGAAGTACATCGAAGCGATCGCTGATTTTTCTAAGGCTATTGCTCTGACACCCGATAATGATACGGTTTATCTCAGTCGAGGTAATGCCTACTCTGAAGTAGAGAACTATTTCCAAGCAATTGCGGATTACGATCGAGCTGTGTCGATTAATCCCAAAAATGCCATGGCTTACTACCAGCGTGGTTTAACTCGTAGTAAGCTTAAACAGTATCAAGCTGCTGTAGCTGATTACACAGAAACTCTAAAAATTGAACCCACTTTTGCCGATGCGTTTTATAAACGGGGTCTAGCAAGCCTTGACCTCAACAAGGTTGAGGAAGCTATTCAGGATTTCAAAAAAGCGGCTGATTTATTCCAAGAACAAGGCAGAACTGAAAATTATCAAGAAGCGATGGAAGCCATCAAAAAGCTTTAA
- a CDS encoding ssl1498 family light-harvesting-like protein produces MPYTVEDGGRLNNFAKEPKVYQAEPPTAAEKRNYLILGVTALILVSGLIFVAFSASGVS; encoded by the coding sequence ATGCCATATACAGTAGAAGACGGCGGGCGTTTAAACAATTTTGCTAAAGAGCCAAAAGTTTACCAGGCAGAGCCACCCACTGCAGCGGAAAAGCGCAACTACCTGATCTTGGGTGTAACAGCTCTGATTTTAGTAAGTGGCTTGATCTTTGTGGCTTTCTCAGCCTCTGGTGTGAGCTAG
- a CDS encoding thiazole synthase, with amino-acid sequence MAGKTFRSRLMTGTGKYDSQQVMAESIAASGSEIVTVAVRRVQTKAPGHEGLAESLDWTKLWMLPNTAGCKTAEEAVRVARLGREMAKLLGQEDNNFVKLEVIPDLKYLLPDPIGTLQAAEQLVKEGFAVLPYINADPLLAKRLEEVGCATVMPLGSPIGSGQGIKNAANIKIIIQEAGVPVVVDAGIGSPSEATYAMELGADALLINSAIALAGNPVMMAKAMGMATEAGRLAYLAGRIPVKNYASASSPLTGTIS; translated from the coding sequence ATTGCGGGAAAAACCTTTCGGTCTCGTCTGATGACTGGCACAGGTAAGTATGACTCTCAACAGGTAATGGCTGAAAGTATTGCTGCTAGTGGCAGTGAAATTGTAACGGTGGCCGTGCGTCGGGTACAAACTAAAGCACCAGGACACGAAGGGCTAGCGGAATCCCTGGATTGGACGAAACTGTGGATGTTACCCAATACCGCAGGCTGTAAAACGGCGGAAGAAGCGGTGCGAGTGGCACGGCTTGGTCGGGAAATGGCGAAGCTATTGGGTCAAGAAGACAATAATTTTGTGAAACTGGAAGTGATACCTGATCTCAAGTATTTACTCCCTGACCCCATTGGTACTCTACAGGCAGCAGAGCAACTGGTAAAAGAAGGGTTTGCGGTTTTGCCCTATATTAATGCGGATCCGTTATTAGCCAAACGCCTAGAAGAGGTAGGATGTGCTACGGTGATGCCTTTGGGTTCACCCATTGGTTCGGGACAGGGCATCAAGAATGCTGCCAATATTAAAATCATCATTCAGGAAGCTGGAGTGCCGGTGGTGGTAGATGCTGGAATAGGTAGCCCCAGTGAAGCCACCTATGCCATGGAGTTAGGGGCAGATGCTTTATTGATTAATAGTGCGATCGCATTAGCAGGTAATCCTGTCATGATGGCAAAAGCGATGGGAATGGCCACCGAAGCTGGTCGTCTGGCTTACCTAGCTGGTCGTATTCCAGTTAAAAACTATGCTAGTGCTAGCTCACCCTTGACTGGTACCATTAGCTAG
- a CDS encoding EamA family transporter encodes MLWLIFASLTALFASGKDLTSKRGLKNVDGYIVSWAVLFFSLPVLLPLIFVIEIPEIGQDFGLALMLGGSLNVVGMSLYIQALSRSDLSITVPFMTFTPLFLLVTSPIIVGEYPTPLDILGIIMIVVGSYSLNLKEKRNGYLAPFKGLLKQRGPQLMLTVAVIFSISSNLDKVGVQNSSPIFWAIAMHTFIATAMGVIMLYKSSSKLNQIPKHLLSIVPIGFCQAGVILCQMTALEMTFVSHVIAVKRMSVLISVILGCLIFKEPGIQERAVGAAIMVLGVLLISLSGH; translated from the coding sequence ATGCTTTGGTTGATATTCGCTAGTCTAACAGCTCTTTTTGCTTCTGGCAAGGATTTGACGAGTAAGCGAGGGCTAAAAAATGTTGATGGGTACATTGTTTCTTGGGCAGTATTATTTTTTTCTTTGCCTGTTTTACTGCCTCTTATTTTTGTTATTGAAATTCCCGAAATAGGTCAAGATTTTGGGTTAGCATTAATGCTCGGAGGGTCTCTGAATGTGGTGGGGATGAGCTTGTATATCCAAGCATTGAGTCGGTCTGACTTATCCATTACCGTTCCCTTTATGACCTTCACCCCGTTATTTTTATTAGTAACCTCCCCAATCATTGTGGGAGAATATCCCACGCCCTTAGATATCCTAGGGATTATCATGATTGTGGTTGGGTCTTATAGCTTGAATTTAAAAGAAAAAAGAAACGGTTACCTCGCCCCTTTTAAAGGGCTACTCAAGCAAAGAGGGCCTCAGTTAATGTTAACCGTAGCTGTAATTTTTAGTATTAGCTCAAACCTTGATAAGGTGGGGGTACAAAATTCATCACCAATATTTTGGGCAATTGCGATGCATACCTTTATTGCCACAGCTATGGGAGTGATTATGCTGTATAAATCAAGCAGTAAATTAAACCAAATTCCAAAACATTTACTATCTATAGTTCCTATTGGTTTCTGTCAAGCCGGAGTAATTTTGTGCCAAATGACAGCTCTGGAAATGACCTTTGTCAGCCACGTGATCGCTGTTAAACGCATGAGTGTTTTAATTAGTGTAATCTTAGGATGTCTAATTTTTAAAGAACCGGGAATTCAGGAAAGAGCAGTTGGAGCAGCAATTATGGTATTGGGAGTTTTACTGATTAGTCTATCGGGACATTAG